From Spirosoma aerolatum, one genomic window encodes:
- a CDS encoding glycosyltransferase, with translation MTPQRILFATMPMDGHFSPLTGLAVHLKQAGHDVRWYVGGHYGQKVCQLGLHHYPFKQAQTVNQYNLDSLFPERTTLKSPLARLRFDIHQVFLLRTPEFIEDLTEIHAEWEFDILVHDVGFTGGVFAKHILGVKTVGVGVVPLAESDAYVGASGLGLRPRMGWFGQRFLGLVRYLIQGYALNTCHTLYNRYRRQYGMPAASDFVFDDLIRTADLYLQSGVPGFEYPRQRISSNIRFVGPLLPYSKGKKRVYELLSKLSTFKRIILVTQGTIERDVEKLIVPTLEAFKNEPDTLVIATTGGSQTNELRVRYPIHNALIEDYIDFNVVMPYANVYITNGGYGGVMLGLKHKLPIIAAGIHEGKNEIAARLGYCQVGIDLKTERPKPGQIYKAVDTILSDITYRENVQKLGVELASYNTNELAERYITALYQECPQFISEEIIA, from the coding sequence ATGACACCTCAACGCATTCTCTTCGCCACCATGCCCATGGATGGCCATTTTAGCCCGCTCACAGGACTAGCTGTACACTTAAAGCAGGCAGGTCACGATGTCCGATGGTACGTTGGCGGCCACTATGGACAAAAAGTTTGTCAATTAGGTCTTCACCATTACCCGTTTAAACAAGCACAGACGGTCAATCAATATAATCTGGATAGTCTGTTTCCTGAACGAACTACGTTGAAGAGCCCTTTAGCCCGACTTCGGTTCGATATACACCAGGTATTTTTACTCCGAACCCCTGAATTTATCGAAGATCTTACCGAAATTCATGCTGAATGGGAATTCGATATACTAGTTCACGATGTCGGCTTCACAGGGGGCGTGTTTGCCAAACATATATTGGGGGTTAAAACGGTAGGTGTTGGCGTAGTGCCCCTGGCCGAATCAGACGCCTATGTTGGCGCATCAGGACTCGGACTACGGCCTCGTATGGGCTGGTTTGGTCAACGGTTTTTAGGTCTGGTACGCTATCTGATTCAGGGGTATGCCCTTAATACATGCCATACGCTTTATAACCGTTATCGTCGACAATATGGTATGCCTGCTGCCAGCGATTTTGTTTTCGACGACCTCATACGTACTGCCGATTTATATCTGCAAAGTGGAGTGCCGGGATTTGAGTATCCCCGCCAGCGGATTAGTTCAAACATCCGCTTCGTAGGTCCTCTACTTCCTTATAGTAAAGGTAAAAAACGAGTTTATGAGCTGCTCAGTAAACTATCAACCTTTAAACGAATCATTCTTGTTACTCAGGGGACCATCGAACGGGATGTCGAAAAACTAATCGTACCAACGCTTGAAGCCTTTAAAAACGAACCCGATACGCTCGTTATTGCCACCACAGGCGGCTCACAAACAAACGAACTCAGAGTTCGTTACCCAATTCATAACGCATTGATCGAGGATTATATCGACTTTAATGTGGTAATGCCCTATGCCAATGTTTATATTACCAATGGTGGATACGGTGGCGTGATGTTAGGACTAAAACATAAGTTACCAATCATAGCGGCTGGTATCCACGAAGGCAAAAATGAAATTGCTGCCCGGCTAGGCTACTGTCAGGTAGGCATAGACCTGAAAACGGAAAGGCCAAAACCAGGCCAGATTTATAAAGCGGTTGACACAATCCTGAGTGATATAACGTATCGTGAAAATGTACAAAAATTGGGCGTCGAATTGGCGTCATACAATACAAACGAACTGGCCGAACGGTATATAACTGCCCTATATCAGGAATGCCCTCAATTTATTTCAGAGGAAATAATAGCTTAA
- a CDS encoding glycosyltransferase family 4 protein codes for MNIDLFIAYLQHKFKDDLFTLGLYQCVLSFLVACFVSVVAIPVIIKISELKSLMEKPGERRAHSTPTPTFGGIAIFAGLLISYFLWPNIDQTEIYRTNLSIAGMTILFFIGIKDDLVGIDPAKKIMFQVLAAMILIFFGDLRIDYLYGIMGFHHVAEIVGILLTCFIFIALTNAINLIDGIDGLAGGIATIASGTFGGWFLMTNHFSMACLAFTLAGALLGFLRFNFSKTSKIFMGNTGSLIIGFMLAFFAVRFVSLNASYRYEPTAFFNAPILAIVVLIIPIFDTLRVFLVRILAGRSPFSADRNHMHHILLDNGLSHIGATAVLCGVSLFNTILFLLLHRNISNTFSLVIIAGLFGIYMLVSFGLKMRVKYITTHPRRRRAVLRRELQSGITGKRIIDYL; via the coding sequence ATGAACATCGACTTATTCATTGCCTACCTACAACATAAATTCAAAGACGATCTGTTTACACTCGGGCTTTACCAATGCGTATTATCGTTTTTGGTCGCCTGTTTTGTATCGGTCGTTGCGATACCAGTTATCATTAAAATCTCCGAACTGAAATCGCTGATGGAGAAGCCAGGCGAACGGCGGGCTCACTCTACACCTACCCCTACCTTCGGAGGAATCGCCATTTTTGCAGGTCTGCTTATTTCGTATTTCCTATGGCCAAATATTGATCAAACCGAAATTTACCGGACAAATCTCTCTATTGCCGGAATGACGATACTATTCTTTATTGGTATCAAGGATGATTTGGTAGGGATCGACCCAGCGAAAAAAATCATGTTTCAGGTTTTAGCGGCCATGATCCTGATTTTCTTCGGCGACCTTCGTATCGATTATCTGTATGGTATTATGGGTTTTCATCACGTGGCCGAAATTGTTGGTATCCTGCTGACTTGTTTCATTTTTATTGCCCTTACAAATGCCATAAACCTTATAGATGGGATTGATGGACTAGCGGGCGGTATCGCTACGATTGCCAGCGGCACATTTGGGGGATGGTTTTTGATGACCAATCACTTTTCGATGGCTTGTTTGGCTTTCACACTTGCCGGAGCATTGTTGGGCTTTCTACGGTTCAACTTTTCAAAAACGAGTAAGATTTTTATGGGTAATACTGGCTCCCTGATTATTGGGTTTATGCTGGCTTTTTTCGCAGTACGGTTTGTCAGTCTGAATGCCTCTTATCGGTATGAGCCTACGGCTTTTTTCAATGCTCCAATTCTGGCTATCGTTGTTCTGATTATCCCCATTTTCGATACGCTACGTGTATTTCTGGTTCGGATATTGGCAGGGCGATCTCCATTTTCTGCCGATCGTAATCACATGCACCATATTCTACTCGATAACGGCCTGTCGCATATTGGTGCAACGGCCGTTCTATGTGGCGTTTCGTTATTCAATACCATACTGTTCCTACTACTACATCGCAACATTTCAAATACGTTCTCACTCGTAATTATTGCCGGTTTATTTGGCATTTACATGCTTGTTAGCTTCGGCCTTAAAATGCGGGTGAAATACATAACCACGCATCCCCGCCGTCGGCGGGCCGTATTGCGTCGGGAATTACAAAGTGGCATTACGGGAAAACGAATTATCGATTATTTATGA
- a CDS encoding glycosyltransferase family 2 protein: MKVSIITVVYNGAEFIRDCIESILNQTYPDIEYIIVDGKSTDSTIDIIQSYGTKIARFISEPDNGLYDAMNKGIRMATGEIIGLLNADDFYRHNRVIEHMVATFERTGSDAVYGDMLYVDRVNPQRLKRYWRSGWYSTNAFLWGWMPGHLSFFAKRWLYERYGSFRLDMKSAADYELMLRFIHKNNAKIAYMDEVTIVMRAGGISNSSLQNRLRANREDKLAWELNGLKPYFFTLWLKPLRKLKQYISKPPEPANPL, encoded by the coding sequence GTGAAAGTTTCTATTATAACGGTTGTTTACAATGGTGCGGAATTTATTCGGGACTGCATCGAATCGATTCTGAATCAGACCTATCCAGATATTGAATACATCATTGTGGACGGAAAATCGACGGATAGTACTATCGACATCATTCAATCGTACGGCACCAAAATTGCTCGATTTATCTCGGAACCCGACAATGGGCTATACGATGCTATGAACAAAGGCATTCGTATGGCTACCGGTGAGATTATCGGTTTGCTGAATGCGGATGACTTTTATCGTCACAATCGTGTTATTGAGCATATGGTAGCGACATTCGAGCGCACAGGTAGCGACGCGGTATATGGCGATATGCTTTATGTTGACCGGGTAAACCCCCAACGACTTAAGCGCTACTGGCGATCGGGTTGGTATAGCACGAATGCGTTCCTGTGGGGCTGGATGCCGGGTCACCTTTCGTTTTTTGCGAAACGCTGGCTCTATGAGCGCTATGGTTCTTTTCGCCTTGACATGAAAAGTGCTGCCGATTACGAACTTATGTTACGATTCATCCACAAAAATAATGCTAAAATTGCCTACATGGATGAAGTAACAATAGTTATGAGAGCCGGCGGAATCAGTAACAGTAGCTTGCAAAACAGGCTTCGAGCTAATCGGGAAGACAAACTGGCCTGGGAACTAAACGGTCTCAAGCCGTACTTTTTCACATTGTGGTTGAAGCCGTTGCGTAAACTTAAACAATATATTAGCAAACCTCCTGAGCCTGCCAATCCATTGTAA
- a CDS encoding WcaF family extracellular polysaccharide biosynthesis acetyltransferase, whose product MREQINEKTDLSRFDNSWYNHGPRWRVLLWFLVNAYFLNTYLPIPVRLKVAVLRLFGAKIGRNVMIKPAVNIKYPWLLEIGDYVWIGEQVWIDNLSQVVIGNNACLSQGAMILTGNHNYRSITFDLTTRPISLEDGVWIGARSVVCAGVRCESHSVLSVNSVATRSLDAYSIYQGNPAAFIRKRTITA is encoded by the coding sequence ATGAGGGAACAGATCAATGAAAAAACAGACCTGTCACGCTTCGACAATAGCTGGTACAACCACGGTCCCCGCTGGCGGGTTTTGCTTTGGTTTCTTGTAAACGCCTATTTTTTAAATACCTATTTACCTATACCTGTCAGGCTCAAAGTAGCAGTTTTACGTTTATTCGGGGCTAAAATTGGACGCAATGTGATGATCAAACCAGCGGTGAACATCAAATACCCTTGGTTACTGGAGATTGGCGATTACGTCTGGATTGGAGAGCAGGTCTGGATCGACAACTTAAGCCAGGTAGTTATCGGCAACAACGCCTGCCTGTCGCAGGGAGCCATGATTCTAACAGGCAACCACAACTATCGAAGCATAACCTTCGATCTGACTACCCGACCGATTTCATTAGAAGATGGGGTCTGGATTGGAGCCAGGTCAGTTGTATGTGCAGGTGTCCGCTGCGAATCGCATTCGGTACTGTCGGTCAATTCAGTAGCCACGCGTTCATTAGACGCATACAGCATTTATCAGGGCAATCCGGCTGCCTTTATCCGCAAACGAACCATAACGGCGTGA
- a CDS encoding glycosyltransferase family 2 protein, with product MTDVSVIILTHNEEKHIARCLDSLLPFTDKIFIVDSFSTDRTVEIARSMGAVVVQNTWVNYATQFNFGIAHTPFQTTWLMRMDADEYVMPELASEINQRLATLPDSTGGVYVKRRVFFLNRWIRYGGFYPIWLLRLWRRGDGFCEQVWHDEHIKLTKGEPIHFDHDIVDHNLNNLTWWTQKHNHYTILEMINLLNYRHQFDQAEKVQPRFFGTQDQRIRFLKEMYASMPYFTRPILYFVYRYFIRLGFLDGRPGFVWCFLQGLWYRYLVDAKLLELDIRIGNDKEAIINYFKTEYGKDLRAIRPQQVTQS from the coding sequence ATGACCGACGTATCTGTCATCATCCTGACACACAACGAGGAAAAACACATTGCTCGCTGTTTGGATAGCCTACTCCCGTTTACGGATAAAATCTTCATTGTTGATTCGTTTTCAACTGATCGAACCGTTGAGATTGCCCGGTCTATGGGGGCAGTTGTGGTGCAAAATACCTGGGTTAATTACGCCACTCAGTTCAATTTTGGCATTGCGCATACGCCTTTTCAGACAACCTGGCTTATGCGTATGGATGCTGACGAATACGTTATGCCGGAGTTGGCATCCGAAATCAACCAACGTCTGGCTACCCTGCCCGATTCCACGGGTGGTGTGTATGTAAAGCGACGGGTATTCTTTCTGAATCGCTGGATTCGCTATGGTGGTTTTTATCCAATCTGGCTGCTTCGACTATGGCGTAGAGGAGACGGTTTTTGTGAACAAGTGTGGCATGATGAACACATAAAATTAACAAAGGGTGAGCCCATACATTTCGATCACGACATTGTCGATCATAACTTGAATAACCTGACTTGGTGGACGCAGAAACATAATCATTATACGATTCTGGAAATGATTAACCTGCTCAACTACCGTCATCAGTTTGATCAGGCCGAAAAAGTACAACCTCGTTTTTTTGGAACGCAGGACCAGCGAATTCGATTTTTAAAGGAAATGTATGCGTCGATGCCATATTTCACGCGGCCCATCCTGTATTTCGTCTATCGCTACTTCATCCGATTAGGCTTTCTGGACGGGCGACCGGGTTTTGTCTGGTGTTTTCTGCAAGGCTTGTGGTATCGCTATCTGGTCGATGCCAAGCTTCTGGAACTAGACATTCGGATTGGTAACGATAAAGAGGCCATTATCAATTACTTTAAAACCGAGTATGGTAAAGACCTGCGAGCGATTCGTCCTCAACAGGTTACCCAATCCTGA
- a CDS encoding sialate O-acetylesterase — translation MPHPYQLFPRDANNQAEVVISGINYTPWYTKLNMEVWREDSLISVQTKTLVPNVDSTLFRFSSVIKAERAQYTFKVYVYTQTDSALIANQNGVVCGDFFIIHGQSNALALAQLEEYYSYSFDDKYLRNAGYSAGESPDKIAWYPAKQPYASVGGFGLTLQRLILQYYGIPTCVLNGAKGGTGIDALMLRDPNNHANPYTIYGDLLYRAQWAGAAKLAKAIIWRQGEEDAGTGTKNYGGKFATLYNQFREDYGDMRIYVGQINILSNANPQDSAAALRDFQRRTKYLFKNVETIATVGTPGYDGVHYEPLAYQRLAFEQFRQIARDVYGSKDTVQINSPDVKRVFYNVQKDSVTMEFTDQVLWKNDTTFFNFATGQVVVTRYQKDYFYLDGQSGFVKTGTPNGNRVKLALSQPVTAKRLRYLPAFFSDDVSAFYDGPTLRNARGMRAFSFDVPIADAIATVTTLAAKPLSEKQIQLNWVASAGSDVQILERSDTVANRFKQIAVLSGTTNTFTDPNLPDMYGTYYYRLRAYSNASESVYSNVVRTQPLILGVEPTEPIVQLYPNPVVADRVLHVKADQVTFTDLTLRDGIGRVVKSWHGNVRNAFSLSVEDLSTGFYVVDLQTAEGHSLRRKLIIR, via the coding sequence ATGCCGCATCCATATCAGCTTTTTCCGCGAGATGCTAATAACCAGGCCGAAGTCGTGATTAGTGGTATTAATTATACACCCTGGTACACAAAACTGAATATGGAAGTGTGGCGCGAAGACTCGCTAATTAGTGTTCAAACCAAGACACTAGTGCCTAACGTCGATAGTACATTGTTTCGTTTTTCATCGGTTATCAAAGCGGAGCGGGCCCAATATACATTCAAAGTATATGTCTATACACAGACCGATTCAGCGCTGATCGCCAATCAAAATGGAGTGGTTTGTGGAGACTTCTTTATTATTCATGGTCAGTCTAATGCGTTGGCTCTGGCTCAGCTCGAAGAATATTACTCGTATAGTTTTGATGATAAATACCTGCGGAATGCAGGGTATTCAGCCGGCGAATCGCCAGATAAAATAGCTTGGTATCCAGCTAAACAGCCCTATGCCAGTGTAGGTGGGTTTGGCTTGACGTTACAACGATTGATCCTACAATATTATGGTATACCAACCTGTGTGCTTAATGGGGCAAAAGGGGGCACAGGTATCGACGCGCTAATGTTGCGTGATCCCAATAACCACGCCAATCCGTATACGATTTATGGCGATTTGTTGTATCGGGCACAGTGGGCCGGTGCTGCCAAACTCGCTAAAGCCATAATTTGGCGGCAGGGTGAGGAAGATGCGGGCACAGGTACGAAAAACTATGGTGGGAAATTCGCAACATTGTATAACCAGTTTCGCGAAGATTATGGGGATATGCGCATCTATGTGGGGCAGATTAATATCCTGAGTAATGCTAATCCACAGGATAGTGCAGCTGCATTGCGTGATTTTCAGCGACGAACGAAATATTTATTCAAGAACGTCGAAACCATTGCTACAGTTGGGACGCCGGGTTACGATGGTGTTCACTATGAACCGTTAGCGTATCAGCGCCTTGCGTTTGAGCAGTTTCGGCAGATCGCCCGTGATGTTTATGGATCGAAGGATACGGTCCAGATTAATTCGCCCGATGTTAAACGGGTATTTTATAATGTCCAGAAAGACTCTGTGACAATGGAGTTTACGGATCAGGTACTCTGGAAGAATGACACCACCTTTTTTAATTTTGCAACCGGACAGGTGGTGGTAACTCGCTACCAGAAAGATTATTTTTACCTGGACGGGCAATCGGGGTTTGTCAAGACGGGTACACCCAATGGCAACCGGGTAAAACTAGCCCTGAGCCAGCCCGTTACCGCAAAACGATTGCGGTATTTGCCAGCCTTTTTCTCCGATGATGTGTCGGCTTTTTACGATGGCCCCACGCTCCGAAATGCACGAGGTATGCGCGCTTTTTCATTCGATGTACCGATTGCCGATGCTATTGCTACCGTTACGACACTGGCTGCCAAGCCATTATCCGAAAAGCAGATTCAATTGAACTGGGTGGCCTCGGCTGGGTCCGATGTGCAAATTCTGGAGCGTTCAGATACCGTAGCGAACCGATTTAAGCAGATCGCTGTGCTAAGTGGAACGACCAATACGTTTACAGATCCAAATTTACCCGACATGTATGGGACGTATTATTATCGGCTTCGGGCTTATAGTAATGCGTCGGAGTCGGTATATAGTAACGTGGTCAGAACACAACCATTGATTTTAGGAGTAGAACCTACCGAACCGATCGTACAACTCTATCCGAACCCGGTAGTCGCTGATCGGGTGCTTCATGTGAAGGCAGACCAAGTCACGTTTACCGATCTGACACTACGGGATGGTATTGGTAGGGTAGTGAAAAGCTGGCATGGAAACGTTAGAAATGCGTTCTCGCTAAGTGTAGAAGATCTTAGTACAGGTTTCTATGTAGTTGACCTGCAAACTGCCGAAGGCCATTCTCTGCGTAGAAAACTGATCATTCGATAA
- a CDS encoding methionyl-tRNA formyltransferase, which yields MRLVILTQDDPFYLARNIDYLLKKLPPYAEVVATVVFDVSPFGKRETFTEKMKKTYDIFGFPFFVRYGLKFVASKLNSQNNVRKVLADRNIPLIHIEGNINKDENLDKLRAYKPDLFVSIAGNQIFRQKLLDVATHGCINLHTALLPKYRGLMPSFWVLKNGETHTGVSVFFVDEGIDSGPILVQKKLPIGTMSQAELIDVTKKMGMDAILESIEKIHSGKYELIENDASQMTYFTFPTREDVQAFRAAGKRFY from the coding sequence ATGCGCCTTGTGATTCTTACTCAGGATGATCCTTTCTATCTTGCCCGTAATATTGATTATTTATTGAAAAAATTACCACCTTATGCCGAAGTGGTAGCAACGGTGGTGTTCGACGTGTCGCCATTTGGAAAGCGAGAGACATTTACCGAGAAGATGAAAAAAACCTACGACATCTTCGGCTTCCCATTTTTTGTTCGGTACGGCCTAAAATTCGTTGCATCTAAATTAAACAGTCAGAATAATGTTCGGAAGGTACTTGCTGATCGAAACATTCCGCTGATTCATATCGAAGGAAACATCAATAAAGACGAAAACCTGGATAAGCTCCGGGCTTACAAGCCTGATCTGTTTGTGTCGATTGCTGGTAACCAGATTTTCAGACAGAAATTGCTCGATGTAGCGACGCATGGCTGCATTAACCTGCATACAGCCTTATTGCCAAAGTATCGTGGCCTGATGCCTTCGTTCTGGGTGCTGAAAAATGGCGAAACACATACAGGGGTGTCCGTATTTTTTGTGGATGAAGGAATCGACAGTGGTCCCATTCTGGTCCAGAAAAAGCTTCCTATTGGTACTATGAGTCAGGCAGAACTGATCGACGTTACCAAAAAAATGGGCATGGATGCCATTCTGGAATCAATTGAAAAAATTCACTCGGGCAAGTACGAACTCATTGAAAATGATGCCTCGCAGATGACCTATTTTACATTTCCTACCCGCGAGGATGTGCAGGCTTTCCGGGCAGCAGGAAAGCGATTTTATTAA
- a CDS encoding polysaccharide deacetylase family protein: MNILTFDIEEWFHILDNASTRTEADWGRYETRIYQNMDLIFQLLEDTKSRATFFCLGWVADKHPDVIRRIDAAGYEIATHSYAHQLAYEQTPQEFQEDLARSIKHLQDLTGKKVRSYRAPGFSVKAYNRWVFPILIEQGIEIDCSVFSARRAHGGDASLNMFEPGYLNVEGTLLKEFPINTAAVVGQDLIFSGGGYFRLFPYSVIKGLMRRSPYVMTYFHPRDFDAEQPMIPGLSRVRRFKSYYGLKNCLPKLKQLLTEFPFVDLAEADKQVNWERVIQRTVSQ; the protein is encoded by the coding sequence ATGAATATCCTGACGTTTGATATTGAAGAGTGGTTTCATATTCTGGATAACGCATCGACCCGCACCGAAGCCGACTGGGGGCGTTATGAAACGCGTATTTATCAGAATATGGATCTGATTTTCCAGCTTTTGGAGGATACTAAAAGCCGGGCTACGTTTTTCTGCCTGGGCTGGGTGGCTGATAAACATCCCGATGTGATTCGGCGAATCGACGCGGCTGGTTATGAGATTGCTACCCATTCGTACGCCCATCAGCTCGCCTATGAACAAACGCCCCAGGAGTTTCAGGAGGATTTGGCCCGTTCCATTAAACATTTACAGGATTTGACAGGAAAAAAGGTGCGGTCGTACCGTGCACCTGGTTTCTCTGTTAAAGCGTATAATCGGTGGGTATTTCCGATTCTGATCGAGCAAGGGATCGAGATTGATTGCTCCGTATTTTCGGCTCGACGGGCGCATGGGGGCGATGCTTCACTGAATATGTTCGAACCAGGGTACCTGAATGTAGAGGGGACACTTCTGAAGGAGTTTCCCATTAATACGGCAGCCGTAGTTGGTCAGGACCTGATTTTTTCGGGTGGTGGCTATTTTCGATTGTTCCCTTATTCGGTTATCAAGGGGCTGATGCGACGATCCCCCTATGTGATGACCTATTTCCACCCCCGCGATTTCGATGCCGAGCAACCTATGATTCCTGGCTTAAGTCGTGTACGGCGATTTAAGTCGTATTATGGCCTTAAAAATTGCTTGCCAAAGCTGAAACAGCTCCTTACCGAATTCCCGTTCGTAGACCTGGCCGAAGCCGATAAGCAGGTGAACTGGGAGCGCGTAATTCAGCGGACAGTATCGCAATAA
- a CDS encoding glycosyltransferase, translated as MRILNICAYTWQTGGPPKIIFDHTQVVLRYGHQVDILSPISPGEKPYTVPEGARLILCKRTTGISRFFREFSIELYQYLKKHIHEYDVIHCHGLWHFGTLSPFMLDHSVAKVITIHGVLDRWVYAHNNWKKQLMDTLAQKAYLRRADLVQINNTDEQEDVLRYLGQRHPNIVIIPNGVKRSDFAQLPSKGTFRQKFNLPTDKKLVLFMSRLNIKKGLDILLPGFKDYVTANPNTLLAIAGSDDGYEAATRQFIEQNNLSDSIRLVGMLTGDDKKAALADADLFTLPSYSEGFSMAVLEAMAAGTPALVSDRVGFGEAIRKHKAAGLLTSLTAEAVTEGLESLLTNDALRQQIATNATDMVKTYYDIDVVAKQLLDEYEKICKRK; from the coding sequence ATGCGAATTTTAAACATCTGTGCATACACCTGGCAAACGGGTGGCCCCCCTAAGATTATTTTCGACCATACGCAGGTTGTGCTTCGTTATGGCCATCAGGTCGACATCTTAAGCCCCATTTCGCCTGGCGAAAAACCATACACTGTACCCGAAGGGGCTCGGTTGATTCTGTGCAAGCGAACGACCGGTATCAGTCGGTTTTTCCGGGAATTTTCCATCGAGCTATATCAGTATCTAAAAAAACATATTCACGAGTATGATGTCATTCACTGTCATGGACTATGGCATTTCGGGACATTGTCTCCGTTTATGCTTGATCATTCGGTAGCAAAAGTCATTACCATCCACGGTGTTCTGGATCGCTGGGTGTATGCCCATAACAACTGGAAAAAGCAGCTTATGGATACACTAGCGCAGAAGGCTTATCTGCGCCGGGCCGATCTGGTTCAGATTAACAATACGGATGAACAGGAGGACGTACTGCGTTACCTTGGCCAACGCCATCCCAACATCGTGATCATCCCAAATGGTGTTAAACGGAGCGACTTTGCCCAGCTTCCATCCAAGGGGACATTCCGGCAGAAATTCAACTTGCCCACTGATAAGAAGCTGGTTCTGTTTATGAGCCGACTAAATATCAAGAAAGGCCTGGATATTCTCCTGCCCGGTTTTAAAGATTACGTTACCGCCAATCCCAATACCCTATTAGCCATTGCTGGCTCCGACGATGGGTATGAAGCAGCTACACGTCAGTTTATTGAGCAGAACAACCTGAGCGATTCGATTCGATTGGTAGGTATGCTTACGGGCGATGACAAGAAAGCTGCCCTTGCCGATGCGGACTTATTTACGCTTCCCTCCTACTCCGAAGGATTTTCGATGGCTGTACTGGAAGCGATGGCCGCTGGTACACCTGCCCTCGTCTCAGATCGAGTCGGTTTTGGGGAGGCCATTCGGAAACACAAAGCCGCTGGTCTACTTACCAGCTTGACAGCCGAAGCGGTAACCGAAGGTCTGGAAAGCCTGCTTACCAACGACGCCCTCCGCCAGCAAATAGCTACAAATGCCACCGACATGGTAAAGACCTATTACGATATTGACGTTGTGGCCAAGCAATTACTGGACGAGTACGAGAAGATCTGTAAGCGAAAATAA
- a CDS encoding glycosyltransferase family 4 protein, producing MRILIVHNLLWAHYKSSVFQALQQLVDQRDDVTINVLQIARNERSRAGLETSSYKSIPTYSYNYELLFDRYVEEVGLRDRAQVLLKRAIAFRPDVINLTGYYDPAQLLLLIWAKSKGIRVVMQNESTAADQQRGGWKEQLKRWVFRLCDGFFCFGSQAADYLIQLGVPPAKILLRKNAVDNNALLAVYERTLPNRASQQQKAGLRPKNFIFVGRLIEIKNLPMLITAFAEAGKRLINRNDWGLILLGDGVEHENLINHIQHLGVADRVKLLPGRPWFRVPEVLALSDVLVLPSHSEPWGLVVNEAMACGLPVIVSERCGCAVDIVHDGQNGFIFNPEQPAQLTYRLIQFMDGTVNTRLMGQLAKEFIAPYAPQAVAQEMLDGFIKITK from the coding sequence ATGCGTATTCTTATTGTCCATAACCTGCTATGGGCTCATTATAAATCCAGCGTTTTCCAGGCTCTGCAACAATTAGTCGACCAGCGAGACGACGTAACCATCAATGTGCTTCAGATTGCCCGCAATGAGCGCTCACGTGCAGGATTGGAAACGTCTTCGTATAAAAGCATCCCTACTTATTCGTACAACTACGAGTTGCTTTTCGATCGGTACGTCGAGGAGGTAGGGCTTCGTGACCGCGCTCAGGTACTACTAAAGCGAGCGATTGCATTTCGGCCGGATGTAATCAACCTGACGGGCTATTACGATCCGGCACAGCTTCTGCTGCTGATCTGGGCCAAAAGCAAGGGAATTCGGGTGGTTATGCAGAATGAAAGCACAGCTGCCGACCAACAACGGGGTGGTTGGAAAGAACAACTAAAGCGATGGGTTTTTCGACTGTGTGACGGCTTCTTCTGCTTCGGTAGCCAGGCCGCCGATTATCTCATACAGTTGGGCGTACCACCTGCCAAAATTTTGCTTCGCAAGAACGCTGTTGACAACAATGCGCTCCTGGCAGTTTACGAACGAACGCTACCCAATCGGGCTTCTCAACAACAGAAAGCTGGTTTACGCCCTAAAAATTTTATTTTCGTCGGAAGGCTCATCGAAATCAAGAATCTCCCTATGCTTATCACAGCCTTTGCAGAGGCTGGAAAGCGGTTGATAAACCGCAACGACTGGGGATTGATTTTGCTGGGGGATGGAGTAGAGCACGAAAACCTAATCAATCATATCCAGCATCTGGGCGTAGCGGATCGGGTTAAACTACTACCGGGTCGCCCGTGGTTTCGCGTACCTGAAGTATTGGCTCTCAGTGATGTACTAGTATTACCAAGCCATTCAGAACCATGGGGGCTGGTAGTCAATGAAGCCATGGCTTGTGGCTTACCAGTTATCGTTTCAGAGCGATGCGGCTGCGCCGTCGACATAGTACATGATGGCCAGAACGGCTTTATTTTTAATCCAGAACAACCTGCCCAATTAACGTATCGGCTCATCCAGTTTATGGATGGCACCGTCAATACGCGGCTCATGGGCCAGCTTGCCAAAGAGTTCATAGCCCCCTATGCACCCCAGGCCGTAGCCCAGGAAATGCTTGACGGATTTATCAAAATCACGAAATAA